A DNA window from Hordeum vulgare subsp. vulgare chromosome 1H, MorexV3_pseudomolecules_assembly, whole genome shotgun sequence contains the following coding sequences:
- the LOC123396640 gene encoding uncharacterized protein LOC123396640 — MEELCYVSDDGASMLFFDTLFETAERIASSPAAGEKPTPEDQKRGVFLQNYRDIRQKHCALYYYRGDMLSTHPREPYPATRRLLPFQIATTTFLPIPSPHQCTLSFASPPASEAEPAVSLPKIAPGPAVLLHLQLVPSTIVLPTCSLLGFDELSSRAPPTDPPSACSRLPSGDARLQRWEGSRRGRDKLPHLTSNYTIVSILSELGEYVSLYNTRGPSLI, encoded by the exons ATGGAGGAGCTATGCTACGTCTCCGATGACGGCGCATCCATGCTCTTCTTCGACACCCTCTTCGAGACGGCCGAGCGCATCGCCTCCTCGCCCGCCGCCGGCGAGAAGCCCACTCCTGAAGACC AAAAGCGAGGGGTGTTTTTACAAAATTACCGCGACATACGGCAGAAGCactgcgcgctttattattatagGGGAGATATGTTGAGT ACCCATCCTCGCGAACCCTACCCAGCCACTCGTCGCCTCCTTCCCTTCCAGATCGCCACCACCACCTTCCTCCCCATCCCCTCCCCGCACCAGTGCACGCTGTCGTTCGCTTCTCCACCTGCAAGCGAAGCCGAGCCCGCGGTCTCCCTCCCCAAGATCGCTCCGGGGCCCGCGGTCCTCCTCCACCTACAGCTCGTCCCCTCTACGATCGTGTTGCCGACCTGTTCGTTGTTGGGCTTCGACGAGCTGAGTAGCAGAGCACCACCGACGGATCCTCCTTCCGCCTGCAGTCGCTTGCCATCCGGCGACGCACG GTTGCAGAGGTGGGAGGGAAGCAGAAGAGGGCGCGACAAGCTGCCACATCTCACGTCCAATTATACTATCGTCTCCATCCTCTCTGAG CTTGGAGAATACGTCTCGTTATACAACACGCGTGGACCAAGTCTCATTTAA